In one Calonectris borealis chromosome 23, bCalBor7.hap1.2, whole genome shotgun sequence genomic region, the following are encoded:
- the LOC142092192 gene encoding polyhomeotic-like protein 2, whose product MENEQLPAPPPSSSAGGTATTPSSTGTARPPAPQISVYSGIPDRQTVQVIQQALHRQPNTAAQYLQQMYAAQQQHLMLQTAALQQQHLTSAQLQSLAAVQQASLAANRQSGSSGGNGAQPAPAQQPTINLATSPAAAQLLNRAQSVTPGASGIAQQAVLLGNAASPALTASQAQMYLRAQMLIFTPTGPVSAVRPESPAPAPPPAPPPAPPPAAPQVHSLALRPAGPHLPALAMKPPGGPPPRAGPPRGPPPDPPAEHLKKAEGPDARTHPLARAAAPAAAHPLVTPAYAPLQPPQFLQQPPKPMQPPQQQQQQQQQQQQQQQFVIQQQQQQLAPRGQPPPGPPTAPQLQPLPPASPGPAPQPKVGVPQGAGGESGPPNGHPACHAAPRKFQHASAVILQLQPAGATPPLGVPEGPRRDPPPAPRSAESPPAAPPQPPALSPPAAPPGPDTPEGERPPTHGKPHTVPFLPLPQGHPLVGWSCPPRTPGGP is encoded by the exons ATGGAGAACGAGCAGCTCCCGGCACCTCCGCCCTCCAGCAGCGCCGGCGGCACCGCCACGACGCCCAGCAGCACCGGCACCGCGCGCCCGCCCGCTCCCCAGATCTCCGTCTACAGCGGCATCCCTGACCGCCAGACCGTCCAG GTGATCCAGCAAGCGCTGCACCGGCAGCCCAACACGGCGGCGCAGTACCTGCAGCAGATGTACGCggcgcagcagcagcacctgATGCTGCAGACGGCTgcgctccagcagcagcacctcaCCAGCGCCCAGCTCCAGAGCCTGGCCGCCGTCCAGCAG GCGAGCCTGGCGGCAAACAGGCAGAGCGGCTCTTCGGGTGGTAACGGCGCCCAGCCGGCACCGGCGCAGCAACCCACG ATCAACCTGGCGACGTCGCCGGCGGCCGCGCAGCTCCTGAACCGGGCGCAGAGCGTCACCCCCGGGGCCTCGGGCATCGCGCAGCAGGCCGTGCTGCTGGGCAACGCCGCCTCGCCCGCCCTCACCGCCAGCCAGGCCCAGATGTACCTGCGGGCGCAGATG CTCATCTTCACACCCACGGGCCCCGTCAGCGCCGTCCGGCCGGAGAGCCCCGCACCGGCACcaccgccggcgccgccgcccgccccgccccccgccgccccccag GTGCACAGCCTGGCCctgcgccccgccggcccccacCTCCCCGCCCTGGCCATGAAGCCCCCTGgtggccccccgccccgggccggtcccccccggggtcccccaccTGACCCCCCCGCCGAGCACCTCAAAAAAGCCGAGGGGCCCGATGCCCGCACCCACCCCCTGGCCCGCGCTGCCGCCCCCGCTGCTGCCCACCCACTCGTCACCCCAG CCTacgccccgctgcagcccccccagttCCTGCAGCAGCCGCCGAAGCCGATGcagccgccgcagcagcagcagcagcagcagcagcagcagcagcagcagcagcagttcgtcatccagcagcagcagcagcagctggcaccccgcgggcagccccccccggggccccccactgccccccaactCCAACCCCtaccccctgccagccctggcccAGCCCCCCAACCCAAAGTGGGGGTCCCCCAAGGAGCGGGGGGCGAGAGCGGCCCCCCCAACGGTCACCCCGCCTGCCACGCTGCCCCCCGCAAGTTCCAGCACGCCTCCGCCGTcatcctgcagctgcagcctgccGGCGCCACG cccccacTCGGGGTCCCCGAGGGCCCCCGCCGGGACCCACCGCCCGCCCCGAGGAGCGCCGAGAGCCCACCCgctgccccgccgcagccccccgccctctcgccgcccgccgcccccccgggccccgaCACCCCCGAGGGCGAGCGGCCCCCCACTCACGGTAAGCCCCACACCGTCCCCTTTCTGCCCCTCCCCCAGGGGCACCCACTCGTGGGGTGGAGctgccccccccgcacccctggtgGGCCGTAg
- the LOC142092228 gene encoding polyhomeotic-like protein 2 isoform X2, whose protein sequence is MTSGTGSSASTVAGAAPHNGENKPPQAIVKPQILTHVIEGFVIQEGAEPFPVGRSSLLVGNLKKKYAQELLAEKLPQQDNTTTTDSEMEEPYLQESKEEGNPPKLKCELCGRVDFAYKFKRSKRFCSMACAKRYNVGCTKRVGLFHPDRSKLQKPGGPPHGRRRTCKGTLPTLSKDTKKQPPVSLPSGSVPLSVTASLQLNHSQEDSSRCSDNSSYEEPLSPISASSSTSRRRQGERDLELREMELPDVHVRDLASIGHRFLPSEPSKWNVEDVYEFIRSLPGCQEIAEEFRAQEIDGQALLLLKEDHLMSTMNIKLGPALKIYARISMLKDS, encoded by the exons ATGACCTCGGGGACCGGGAGCTCTGCCTCCACCGTCGCCGGCGCTGCCCCCCACAATGGTGAGAACAAACCGCCCCAGGCCATCGTGAAACCCCAAATCCTCACCCACGTTATCGAGGGCTTCGTCATCCAGGAAGGGGCAGAACCATTCCCG GTGGGGCGCTCCTCGTTGCTGGTGGGGAATCTGAAGAAGAAGTATgcgcaggagctgctggctgagAAACTCCCACAGCAGgacaacaccaccaccaccgaCTCCGAAATGGAGGAACCTTATTTACAAG AATCCAAAGAGGAGGGGAACCCCCCCAAACTGAAGTGCGAGCTCTGCGGCCGCGTCGACTTCGCTTACAAATTCAAGCGCTCCAAGCGCTTCTGCTCCATGGCTTGTGCCAAGAG GTACAACGTGGGGTGCACGAAGCGGGTGGGTTTGTTCCACCCCGATCGCAGCAAGCTGCAAAAACCCGGCGGTCCCCCCCACGGCCGTCGTCGCACCTGCAAGGGGACGTTGCCCACCCTCAGCAAAGACACCAAGAAGCAG CCGCCGGTTTCTCTCCCGTCGGGTTCGGTGCCTCTTTCCGTGACGGCGTCGTTGCAGCTCAACCACAGCCAAGAAGATTCGAGTCGTTGTTCGGATAATTCGAGCTACGAGGAACCGCTCTCCCCCATCTCGGCCAGTTCCTCCACCTCCCGCCGACGCCAGGGCGAGCGAGACCTGGAGCTGCGCGAGATGGAGCTCCCCGACGTCCACGTCCGAGACCTGGCCAGCATCGGCCATCGCTTCCTCCCCAGCGAGCCCAGCAAGTGGAACGTGGAGGACGTCTACGAGTTCATCCGCTCGCTGCCGG GCTGCCAGGAGATCGCGGAGGAGTTCAGGGCGCAGGAGATCGACGGgcaggcgctgctgctgctgaaggaggatCATCTCATGAGCACCATGAACATCAAACTGGGGCCCGCCCTCAAGATCTACGCCCGTATCAGCATGCTCAAGGACTCCTAG
- the LOC142092228 gene encoding polyhomeotic-like protein 2 isoform X4 produces the protein MTSGTGSSASTVAGAAPHNGENKPPQAIVKPQILTHVIEGFVIQEGAEPFPVGRSSLLVGNLKKKYAQELLAEKLPQQDNTTTTDSEMEEPYLQESKEEGNPPKLKCELCGRVDFAYKFKRSKRFCSMACAKRYNVGCTKRVGLFHPDRSKLQKPGGPPHGRRRTCKGTLPTLSKDTKKQLNHSQEDSSRCSDNSSYEEPLSPISASSSTSRRRQGERDLELREMELPDVHVRDLASIGHRFLPSEPSKWNVEDVYEFIRSLPGCQEIAEEFRAQEIDGQALLLLKEDHLMSTMNIKLGPALKIYARISMLKDS, from the exons ATGACCTCGGGGACCGGGAGCTCTGCCTCCACCGTCGCCGGCGCTGCCCCCCACAATGGTGAGAACAAACCGCCCCAGGCCATCGTGAAACCCCAAATCCTCACCCACGTTATCGAGGGCTTCGTCATCCAGGAAGGGGCAGAACCATTCCCG GTGGGGCGCTCCTCGTTGCTGGTGGGGAATCTGAAGAAGAAGTATgcgcaggagctgctggctgagAAACTCCCACAGCAGgacaacaccaccaccaccgaCTCCGAAATGGAGGAACCTTATTTACAAG AATCCAAAGAGGAGGGGAACCCCCCCAAACTGAAGTGCGAGCTCTGCGGCCGCGTCGACTTCGCTTACAAATTCAAGCGCTCCAAGCGCTTCTGCTCCATGGCTTGTGCCAAGAG GTACAACGTGGGGTGCACGAAGCGGGTGGGTTTGTTCCACCCCGATCGCAGCAAGCTGCAAAAACCCGGCGGTCCCCCCCACGGCCGTCGTCGCACCTGCAAGGGGACGTTGCCCACCCTCAGCAAAGACACCAAGAAGCAG CTCAACCACAGCCAAGAAGATTCGAGTCGTTGTTCGGATAATTCGAGCTACGAGGAACCGCTCTCCCCCATCTCGGCCAGTTCCTCCACCTCCCGCCGACGCCAGGGCGAGCGAGACCTGGAGCTGCGCGAGATGGAGCTCCCCGACGTCCACGTCCGAGACCTGGCCAGCATCGGCCATCGCTTCCTCCCCAGCGAGCCCAGCAAGTGGAACGTGGAGGACGTCTACGAGTTCATCCGCTCGCTGCCGG GCTGCCAGGAGATCGCGGAGGAGTTCAGGGCGCAGGAGATCGACGGgcaggcgctgctgctgctgaaggaggatCATCTCATGAGCACCATGAACATCAAACTGGGGCCCGCCCTCAAGATCTACGCCCGTATCAGCATGCTCAAGGACTCCTAG
- the LOC142092228 gene encoding polyhomeotic-like protein 2 isoform X3, protein MTSGTGSSASTVAGAAPHNGENKPPQAIVKPQILTHVIEGFVIQEGAEPFPVGRSSLLVGNLKKKYAQELLAEKLPQQDNTTTTDSEMEEPYLQGVPPRPPESKEEGNPPKLKCELCGRVDFAYKFKRSKRFCSMACAKRYNVGCTKRVGLFHPDRSKLQKPGGPPHGRRRTCKGTLPTLSKDTKKQLNHSQEDSSRCSDNSSYEEPLSPISASSSTSRRRQGERDLELREMELPDVHVRDLASIGHRFLPSEPSKWNVEDVYEFIRSLPGCQEIAEEFRAQEIDGQALLLLKEDHLMSTMNIKLGPALKIYARISMLKDS, encoded by the exons ATGACCTCGGGGACCGGGAGCTCTGCCTCCACCGTCGCCGGCGCTGCCCCCCACAATGGTGAGAACAAACCGCCCCAGGCCATCGTGAAACCCCAAATCCTCACCCACGTTATCGAGGGCTTCGTCATCCAGGAAGGGGCAGAACCATTCCCG GTGGGGCGCTCCTCGTTGCTGGTGGGGAATCTGAAGAAGAAGTATgcgcaggagctgctggctgagAAACTCCCACAGCAGgacaacaccaccaccaccgaCTCCGAAATGGAGGAACCTTATTTACAA GGCGTCCCTCCGCGTCCCCCAGAATCCAAAGAGGAGGGGAACCCCCCCAAACTGAAGTGCGAGCTCTGCGGCCGCGTCGACTTCGCTTACAAATTCAAGCGCTCCAAGCGCTTCTGCTCCATGGCTTGTGCCAAGAG GTACAACGTGGGGTGCACGAAGCGGGTGGGTTTGTTCCACCCCGATCGCAGCAAGCTGCAAAAACCCGGCGGTCCCCCCCACGGCCGTCGTCGCACCTGCAAGGGGACGTTGCCCACCCTCAGCAAAGACACCAAGAAGCAG CTCAACCACAGCCAAGAAGATTCGAGTCGTTGTTCGGATAATTCGAGCTACGAGGAACCGCTCTCCCCCATCTCGGCCAGTTCCTCCACCTCCCGCCGACGCCAGGGCGAGCGAGACCTGGAGCTGCGCGAGATGGAGCTCCCCGACGTCCACGTCCGAGACCTGGCCAGCATCGGCCATCGCTTCCTCCCCAGCGAGCCCAGCAAGTGGAACGTGGAGGACGTCTACGAGTTCATCCGCTCGCTGCCGG GCTGCCAGGAGATCGCGGAGGAGTTCAGGGCGCAGGAGATCGACGGgcaggcgctgctgctgctgaaggaggatCATCTCATGAGCACCATGAACATCAAACTGGGGCCCGCCCTCAAGATCTACGCCCGTATCAGCATGCTCAAGGACTCCTAG
- the LOC142092228 gene encoding polyhomeotic-like protein 2 isoform X1 codes for MTSGTGSSASTVAGAAPHNGENKPPQAIVKPQILTHVIEGFVIQEGAEPFPVGRSSLLVGNLKKKYAQELLAEKLPQQDNTTTTDSEMEEPYLQGVPPRPPESKEEGNPPKLKCELCGRVDFAYKFKRSKRFCSMACAKRYNVGCTKRVGLFHPDRSKLQKPGGPPHGRRRTCKGTLPTLSKDTKKQPPVSLPSGSVPLSVTASLQLNHSQEDSSRCSDNSSYEEPLSPISASSSTSRRRQGERDLELREMELPDVHVRDLASIGHRFLPSEPSKWNVEDVYEFIRSLPGCQEIAEEFRAQEIDGQALLLLKEDHLMSTMNIKLGPALKIYARISMLKDS; via the exons ATGACCTCGGGGACCGGGAGCTCTGCCTCCACCGTCGCCGGCGCTGCCCCCCACAATGGTGAGAACAAACCGCCCCAGGCCATCGTGAAACCCCAAATCCTCACCCACGTTATCGAGGGCTTCGTCATCCAGGAAGGGGCAGAACCATTCCCG GTGGGGCGCTCCTCGTTGCTGGTGGGGAATCTGAAGAAGAAGTATgcgcaggagctgctggctgagAAACTCCCACAGCAGgacaacaccaccaccaccgaCTCCGAAATGGAGGAACCTTATTTACAA GGCGTCCCTCCGCGTCCCCCAGAATCCAAAGAGGAGGGGAACCCCCCCAAACTGAAGTGCGAGCTCTGCGGCCGCGTCGACTTCGCTTACAAATTCAAGCGCTCCAAGCGCTTCTGCTCCATGGCTTGTGCCAAGAG GTACAACGTGGGGTGCACGAAGCGGGTGGGTTTGTTCCACCCCGATCGCAGCAAGCTGCAAAAACCCGGCGGTCCCCCCCACGGCCGTCGTCGCACCTGCAAGGGGACGTTGCCCACCCTCAGCAAAGACACCAAGAAGCAG CCGCCGGTTTCTCTCCCGTCGGGTTCGGTGCCTCTTTCCGTGACGGCGTCGTTGCAGCTCAACCACAGCCAAGAAGATTCGAGTCGTTGTTCGGATAATTCGAGCTACGAGGAACCGCTCTCCCCCATCTCGGCCAGTTCCTCCACCTCCCGCCGACGCCAGGGCGAGCGAGACCTGGAGCTGCGCGAGATGGAGCTCCCCGACGTCCACGTCCGAGACCTGGCCAGCATCGGCCATCGCTTCCTCCCCAGCGAGCCCAGCAAGTGGAACGTGGAGGACGTCTACGAGTTCATCCGCTCGCTGCCGG GCTGCCAGGAGATCGCGGAGGAGTTCAGGGCGCAGGAGATCGACGGgcaggcgctgctgctgctgaaggaggatCATCTCATGAGCACCATGAACATCAAACTGGGGCCCGCCCTCAAGATCTACGCCCGTATCAGCATGCTCAAGGACTCCTAG
- the ZNF362 gene encoding zinc finger protein 362 isoform X3 — translation MAVEKRPACSTRSQLELEMDADKGKQRQYSQRMAEPRFNNPYFWPPPPTMPSQLDNLVLINKIKEQLMAEKIRPPHLPPTSVASQQPLLVPPSPAESSQSIMSLPKLQQVPGLHPQAVPQPDVALHARPATSTVTGLGLASRAPAVSTSESSTGTGTTTPSTPTSTSQSRLIASSPTLISGITSPPLLDSIKTIQGHGLLGAPKAERGRKKIKAENPSGPPVLVVPYPILASGETAKEGKTYRCKVCPLTFFTKSEMQIHSKSHTEAKPHKCPHCSKSFANASYLAQHLRIHLGVKPYHCSYCEKSFRQLSHLQQHTRIHTGDRPYKCPHPGCEKAFTQLSNLQSHQRQHNKDKPYKCPNCYRAYTDSASLQIHLSAHAIKHAKAYCCSMCGRAYTSETYLMKHMSKHTVVEHLVSQHSPQRTESPGIPVRISLI, via the exons ATGGCTGTTG AAAAACGCCCCGCGTGCAGCACCCGGTCTCAGCTAGAGCTGGAGATGGACGCGGATAAGGGGAAGCAACGCCAGTACTCGCAGAG GATGGCGGAGCCTCGCTTCAACAACCCCTACTTCTGGCCGCCCCCCCCCACCATGCCCAGCCAG ctgGACAACCTGGTCCTGATCAACAAAATCAAGGAGCAGTTGATGGCGGAGAAGATCCGACCCCCTCACTTGCCCCCCACCTCCGTGGCCTCCCAGCAGCCCCTCCTGGTGCCCCCCTCGCCCGCCGAAAGCAGCCAGTCCATCATGTCCCTCCCCAAACTGCAGCAGGTCCCGGGTCTCCACCCTCAAGCCGTCCCCCAGCCCGACGTGGCCCTGCACGCCCGACCGGCCACCAGCACCGTCACAG GGTTGGGGCTGGCTTCCCGCGCGCCGGCGGTCAGCACCTCCGAATCCAGCACGGGGACGGGGACCACCACCCCATCGACTCCCACCTCCACCAGCCAGAGCCGCCTCATCGCCTCCTCGCCCACCCTAATCTCAGGAATCACCAGCCCCCCCCTCCTCGACTCCATAAAGACAATCCAGGGCCACGGCTTGCTGGGGGCACCCAAGGCGGAACGAGGCCGTAAGAAGATCAAGGCGGAAAATCCCTCGGGACCGCCGGTCCTGGTGGTGCCCTATCCCATCCTGGCCTCGGGGGAAACCGCCAAAGAGGGGAAGACGTACAG gtGTAAGGTCTGCCCCTTGACGTTCTTCACCAAGTCGGAGATGCAGATCCACTCCAAGTCGCACACAGAGGCCAAGCCCCACAAGTGCCCCCATTGCTCCAAATCCTTCGCCAACGCCTCCTACCTGGCCCAGCACCTGCGCATCCACCTGGGTGTCAAACCCTACCACTGCTCCTACTGCGAGAAGTCCTTCCGCCAGCTGtcccacctccagcagcacacCAG aaTCCACACCGGCGACAGACCCTACAAGTGCCCGCACCCCGGCTGCGAAAAGGCCTTCACGCAACTCTCCAACCTCCAG TCTCACCAGCGACAGCACAACAAGGACAAGCCCTACAAGTGCCCCAACTGCTACCGGGCGTACACGGACTCGGCCTCGCTGCAGATCCACCTCTCGGCTCACGCCATCAAGCACGCCAAGGCCTACTGCTGCAGCATGTGCGGCCGCGCCTATACCTCG GAGACCTATTTGATGAAGCACATGTCCAAACACACCGTGGTGGAGCACCTCGTCAGCCAGCACTCGCCGCAGAGGACGGAGTCACCCGGCATTCCCGTACGGATCTCCCTCATCTAA
- the ZNF362 gene encoding zinc finger protein 362 isoform X1, which translates to MAVGKTSRSHGSEKRPACSTRSQLELEMDADKGKQRQYSQRMAEPRFNNPYFWPPPPTMPSQLDNLVLINKIKEQLMAEKIRPPHLPPTSVASQQPLLVPPSPAESSQSIMSLPKLQQVPGLHPQAVPQPDVALHARPATSTVTGLGLASRAPAVSTSESSTGTGTTTPSTPTSTSQSRLIASSPTLISGITSPPLLDSIKTIQGHGLLGAPKAERGRKKIKAENPSGPPVLVVPYPILASGETAKEGKTYRCKVCPLTFFTKSEMQIHSKSHTEAKPHKCPHCSKSFANASYLAQHLRIHLGVKPYHCSYCEKSFRQLSHLQQHTRIHTGDRPYKCPHPGCEKAFTQLSNLQSHQRQHNKDKPYKCPNCYRAYTDSASLQIHLSAHAIKHAKAYCCSMCGRAYTSETYLMKHMSKHTVVEHLVSQHSPQRTESPGIPVRISLI; encoded by the exons ATGGCTGTTG gaaaaacctcACGTTCCCACGGGTCGG AAAAACGCCCCGCGTGCAGCACCCGGTCTCAGCTAGAGCTGGAGATGGACGCGGATAAGGGGAAGCAACGCCAGTACTCGCAGAG GATGGCGGAGCCTCGCTTCAACAACCCCTACTTCTGGCCGCCCCCCCCCACCATGCCCAGCCAG ctgGACAACCTGGTCCTGATCAACAAAATCAAGGAGCAGTTGATGGCGGAGAAGATCCGACCCCCTCACTTGCCCCCCACCTCCGTGGCCTCCCAGCAGCCCCTCCTGGTGCCCCCCTCGCCCGCCGAAAGCAGCCAGTCCATCATGTCCCTCCCCAAACTGCAGCAGGTCCCGGGTCTCCACCCTCAAGCCGTCCCCCAGCCCGACGTGGCCCTGCACGCCCGACCGGCCACCAGCACCGTCACAG GGTTGGGGCTGGCTTCCCGCGCGCCGGCGGTCAGCACCTCCGAATCCAGCACGGGGACGGGGACCACCACCCCATCGACTCCCACCTCCACCAGCCAGAGCCGCCTCATCGCCTCCTCGCCCACCCTAATCTCAGGAATCACCAGCCCCCCCCTCCTCGACTCCATAAAGACAATCCAGGGCCACGGCTTGCTGGGGGCACCCAAGGCGGAACGAGGCCGTAAGAAGATCAAGGCGGAAAATCCCTCGGGACCGCCGGTCCTGGTGGTGCCCTATCCCATCCTGGCCTCGGGGGAAACCGCCAAAGAGGGGAAGACGTACAG gtGTAAGGTCTGCCCCTTGACGTTCTTCACCAAGTCGGAGATGCAGATCCACTCCAAGTCGCACACAGAGGCCAAGCCCCACAAGTGCCCCCATTGCTCCAAATCCTTCGCCAACGCCTCCTACCTGGCCCAGCACCTGCGCATCCACCTGGGTGTCAAACCCTACCACTGCTCCTACTGCGAGAAGTCCTTCCGCCAGCTGtcccacctccagcagcacacCAG aaTCCACACCGGCGACAGACCCTACAAGTGCCCGCACCCCGGCTGCGAAAAGGCCTTCACGCAACTCTCCAACCTCCAG TCTCACCAGCGACAGCACAACAAGGACAAGCCCTACAAGTGCCCCAACTGCTACCGGGCGTACACGGACTCGGCCTCGCTGCAGATCCACCTCTCGGCTCACGCCATCAAGCACGCCAAGGCCTACTGCTGCAGCATGTGCGGCCGCGCCTATACCTCG GAGACCTATTTGATGAAGCACATGTCCAAACACACCGTGGTGGAGCACCTCGTCAGCCAGCACTCGCCGCAGAGGACGGAGTCACCCGGCATTCCCGTACGGATCTCCCTCATCTAA
- the ZNF362 gene encoding zinc finger protein 362 isoform X2 — protein sequence MAEPRFNNPYFWPPPPTMPSQLDNLVLINKIKEQLMAEKIRPPHLPPTSVASQQPLLVPPSPAESSQSIMSLPKLQQVPGLHPQAVPQPDVALHARPATSTVTGLGLASRAPAVSTSESSTGTGTTTPSTPTSTSQSRLIASSPTLISGITSPPLLDSIKTIQGHGLLGAPKAERGRKKIKAENPSGPPVLVVPYPILASGETAKEGKTYRCKVCPLTFFTKSEMQIHSKSHTEAKPHKCPHCSKSFANASYLAQHLRIHLGVKPYHCSYCEKSFRQLSHLQQHTRIHTGDRPYKCPHPGCEKAFTQLSNLQSHQRQHNKDKPYKCPNCYRAYTDSASLQIHLSAHAIKHAKAYCCSMCGRAYTSETYLMKHMSKHTVVEHLVSQHSPQRTESPGIPVRISLI from the exons ATGGCGGAGCCTCGCTTCAACAACCCCTACTTCTGGCCGCCCCCCCCCACCATGCCCAGCCAG ctgGACAACCTGGTCCTGATCAACAAAATCAAGGAGCAGTTGATGGCGGAGAAGATCCGACCCCCTCACTTGCCCCCCACCTCCGTGGCCTCCCAGCAGCCCCTCCTGGTGCCCCCCTCGCCCGCCGAAAGCAGCCAGTCCATCATGTCCCTCCCCAAACTGCAGCAGGTCCCGGGTCTCCACCCTCAAGCCGTCCCCCAGCCCGACGTGGCCCTGCACGCCCGACCGGCCACCAGCACCGTCACAG GGTTGGGGCTGGCTTCCCGCGCGCCGGCGGTCAGCACCTCCGAATCCAGCACGGGGACGGGGACCACCACCCCATCGACTCCCACCTCCACCAGCCAGAGCCGCCTCATCGCCTCCTCGCCCACCCTAATCTCAGGAATCACCAGCCCCCCCCTCCTCGACTCCATAAAGACAATCCAGGGCCACGGCTTGCTGGGGGCACCCAAGGCGGAACGAGGCCGTAAGAAGATCAAGGCGGAAAATCCCTCGGGACCGCCGGTCCTGGTGGTGCCCTATCCCATCCTGGCCTCGGGGGAAACCGCCAAAGAGGGGAAGACGTACAG gtGTAAGGTCTGCCCCTTGACGTTCTTCACCAAGTCGGAGATGCAGATCCACTCCAAGTCGCACACAGAGGCCAAGCCCCACAAGTGCCCCCATTGCTCCAAATCCTTCGCCAACGCCTCCTACCTGGCCCAGCACCTGCGCATCCACCTGGGTGTCAAACCCTACCACTGCTCCTACTGCGAGAAGTCCTTCCGCCAGCTGtcccacctccagcagcacacCAG aaTCCACACCGGCGACAGACCCTACAAGTGCCCGCACCCCGGCTGCGAAAAGGCCTTCACGCAACTCTCCAACCTCCAG TCTCACCAGCGACAGCACAACAAGGACAAGCCCTACAAGTGCCCCAACTGCTACCGGGCGTACACGGACTCGGCCTCGCTGCAGATCCACCTCTCGGCTCACGCCATCAAGCACGCCAAGGCCTACTGCTGCAGCATGTGCGGCCGCGCCTATACCTCG GAGACCTATTTGATGAAGCACATGTCCAAACACACCGTGGTGGAGCACCTCGTCAGCCAGCACTCGCCGCAGAGGACGGAGTCACCCGGCATTCCCGTACGGATCTCCCTCATCTAA